The Argopecten irradians isolate NY chromosome 4, Ai_NY, whole genome shotgun sequence genome has a window encoding:
- the LOC138321783 gene encoding uncharacterized protein, which translates to MYILLHVIEGDDHGEESTQNSEQSWKHKKWQYIESLRGSSDNINPKVQSRIMQRTKVFPDPFPVERLKYGNKARDMINSGVITRPAKMQFLDTVFNEIVKYTGLYPTPTQKMDVAKAIVNTFPKLNVRSKDSHISPADSWFVVLNDKFRNERRGLNTQSYQSQQMRQRALVTVRRAQAHMYNIASLSRSSATGFSGVVKEQTIADENSENDDS; encoded by the exons atgtaCATTCTTTTACATGTTATTGAAGGTGATGATCATGGAGAAGAATCAACACAGAACTCGGAACAATCATGGAAGCACAAAAAATGGCAATACATAGAATCCCTGCGAGGGAGTTCCGACAACATCAACCCCAAGGTCCAATCTCGTATTATGCAACGCACCAAAGTTTTCCCCGATCCATTTCCCGTGGAGAGATTAAAATATGGGAACAAGGCTCGGGACATGATCAACTCTGGTGTCATTACGCGACCTGCCAAGATGCAGTTTCTTGATACAGTATTCAATGAGATAGTCAAATATACCGGACT GTACCCCACTCCCACACAGAAGATGGACGTAGCTAAAGCCATTGTTAACACGTTTCCCAAGCTCAATGTCAGATCCAAGGACAGTCACATATCTCCCGCA GATTCCTGGTTTGTTGTTTTGAATGACAAGTTCCGTAACGAGCGTCGTGGATTAAACACTCAATCATACCAGAGTCAGCAGATGAGACAGAGGGCGCTAGTGACAGTTCGGAGGGCACAAGCTCACATGTACAACATCGCCTCATTATCAAGGTCGTCTGCTACTGGCTTTTCAGGTGTTGTTAAGGAACAGACAATTGCTGATGAAAATAGTGAAAATGATGACTCTTGA